One region of Drosophila teissieri strain GT53w chromosome 2L, Prin_Dtei_1.1, whole genome shotgun sequence genomic DNA includes:
- the LOC122626080 gene encoding uncharacterized protein LOC122626080 encodes MFQKRIIELITVLVYWVIITPTTYKYCTQNGIIRMSFDTLVGTVGDHCTLALCLMIGYVVFYRIIIFIYMKFKVCDIRMWDELQRAKEDPEAHLDKKSYYQPVSTENIDVVDSGKKKSRPATPKMIRTISNPLLIESDLARIHIKHETRPLESATLPRLQQALVHPSPSPSLRSAPPVPQVQKSATLPSQHSKGVIMSPKVLMPRTQQV; translated from the coding sequence ATGTTTCAGAAAAGGATTATCGAGCTGATCACGGTGCTGGTGTATTGGGTGATCATCACGCCCACCACCTACAAGTACTGCACGCAGAATGGCATAATCAGGATGAGCTTCGACACCTTGGTGGGCACTGTGGGCGACCACTGCACCCTGGCCCTCTGCCTGATGATCGGATACGTTGTCTTCTACcgcatcatcatcttcatttACATGAAGTTCAAAGTCTGTGACATTCGCATGTGGGACGAACTGCAGCGGGCCAAGGAGGATCCGGAGGCGCATCTGGACAAGAAGTCCTACTACCAGCCCGTCTCCACCGAGAACATCGACGTCGTGGACTCTGGCAAAAAGAAGAGCAGACCAGCGACCCCGAAGATGATCAGGACCATCAGCAATCCACTGCTCATCGAAAGCGATCTGGCGCGCATTCACATCAAGCACGAAACGCGACCGCTGGAAAGTGCCACCCTACCCCGGCTGCAGCAGGCACTGGTCCACCCTAGTCCGAGTCCCAGCTTGAGGAGCGCACCACCAGTGCCCCAAGTGCAGAAAAGTGCCACTCTGCCCAGCCAGCACAGCAAAGGTGTGATTATGTCTCCCAAAGTTCTGATGCCCAGAACTCAACAGGTGTAG